Part of the Methylicorpusculum oleiharenae genome is shown below.
GGGATAAGCAAAAATCCGTTTATAGATATTTATAACTAACTGATATTATTGGTATAAAACATATTTCACCGGATTACCAAGCTTTCAAAGGTGAGGGTTTAGGGGATGAAAGGTGAGGGTTTAGGGGGCGAAAGTAAAGGCGATAAAAGGTGAGTTTAAATCTAATTGACAAAACATCACCTTTCAATATAATCGGCCTTCATGACCCAAAAAAAGGCGCTTAAAAATACGCAGCCACCGAGCGAGCGAGTTAAGAAGCATGTGGCCGCTATCCACACGAGTGGGATTCTCTCTTTGCTCGAAAGGAAGATGGTCAACGTGCTGCTTTTGAACGCTTATGACGCGCTATTGACGCGACGGACGCACACGCTCCCGATAAGGCATTTGTGCGCAATGCTCGGCTGGGACGAGAGCAACAACATCGAGCGACTTCAAGACGTGCTGCGCAAACTTGCTTCGACCCCCGTTGAATTTAACATGATGGAAGACGGGAAAGAAGTCTGGCGGGTCATGTCCATGCTGTCTTATGGCGAGATCAAGGACGGAACCTGCACCTATCGTTACGATGAATATCTTGCCGAACGGTTTTACGACCCTGAAATATATGCGACGATCAATATTGGCATTCAGCGGCGCTTCGAGGGAAGCTATGCGCTGACGCTTTATGAAAATTGTCTGCGTTACAAGGTTGTTGGCTCAACCGGATGGTGGGAGCTTAACCGGTTCAAAAAAATTGTCGGTGCCACGGCATCGATGTATGACGAGTTCAAGTACCTCAAGCGCGATGTCATTATTAAGCCGGTTGAAGAGATCAATCGCATTTCCGATATACAGCTGCTTCCAGAGTTTCAAAAACAAGGCCGCAAGGTAACCGCCGTCCGTTTCCTGATTACCGAAAATCCGCAACAAACGCTATTGAAGCCGGTGATTCAGGATGATCATGAGGCCATTCGTGAAACCAAAATATTCAAACGCCTTTTGGAGCATGGAATAGGGGAGCGATTGGCCATTCTATGGGTTCTTCAGGACGAAGATCGGGCCCAAAAGGTTGTCGAATACGTCGAGGCAAGGGCTCGTAAAAAAGAGGTTAAAGGCTCGACCGCTGGCTATATCCGCAAGCTTTACGAGAGCGATGCCGTGGTCGGCAAAACGCCCTTCGAAACGAAGAAAGAGCAGGAAGAGCATGAAAAAATCGAGGAAGAGCAGCGTAAGGCTTTAGATAAGCGGCGTACCGTACTCGAAGCGGAGTATCTGCGCGGCCGCACCAACGAAGCGGTTAACGCCCTGTCGTTTGATGACATAAGCATGTGGGCTAAGCGCTATGCTGAAGAGACAGGGGTCGAGAAAGCGAAGTCATACAATGCCGAAACGGCGGAGTTTCTAGACAGATTGGAGCGGCTGCAGTTTTTAGCCTGGTTACGAAAGCAGCTTGCGCCGAAAATAAAACCAGCTGAATTCAAGGCTTGGCTGAAGGATAAGGAGAAAGGACATGACGCGAACAAGGCGGGATGAATTACCACTTCAAAACGTTTGCCATTCTGCTGGTTGCCCTGGTGTTTTACATGCTCGGTTACTCGGCTTTAGGCGAGGTTGGGTTAGTTGTTGGCGGTATCTTTGAGCTTTGGTTTTGGGTGCGGCTTATTTGGGATAATTAAAATTTAACACGTACAGGTTCTTGGATTTAAGTTGCCGCAATCGACCCGTTGCAGACTATCGCGTTGTCTGATTCAATGTCAGCAGTCTGGCTGTTACCGGTCATTATTTCTCCGCCGACTGATACACAGAAAGGAAGATCATATGCTGATCAATTAATTATCGTGTCGAAGATTATTTTTCGGTAGATATAGGGAAACTATCAAATTCCTTGCTAGGCTTCTTTTTAACGTCACACGGAGGATAAAAAATGCCAATTCCACTAATCCCGATAATTTCAGCATTAGCAGCAGGCGGCTCTTTAGTTCCTCATGCGGCAGGGGGGCTTATTGTCACGGGCGCAAGTGGGTATATTGCTGGCACATTTCTAAGTACGGCAGCTATTAGCGGGCTATTAGCGACCGCATCCGCCACATTGGGAGCGGGAGCATTGTATTTATCTGGTATTGCGGCAAGTATTGTTGGTGGTGCGGGTATCTTTGGTACAACTGTAGGAGCATCTGGAATTACAGGTGCTTTAATGTCCGCTGGTATTATTTCCTCAACTCCAGTTTGGGTTCCGTTTGCAGCTAGTGGGGCAGCTATTGGTTGTGGTTATGGAGGTTATCGCATTTTCAAACTAAAGAGCAAACTTAGCAAAACTCCCGAAGGAGAAGAGGCGCAGTTTACTGAAACGGAAGCAAAGATTATCGAAAAATTCATCAAACGGCTTGCGAAAAAAGAAAAGCCAGACAGCGAATCCTAATGGCATTAAGGTTAAATTAAATGGAAACAGAAGAAATAATCCGAGCACAAAAGCTCATTGATAAAATGAATATTGGTGATAAAAAATGCCTGAAAGAAATATATGGCAGTGAGTGGGATGATATTTCTGATCCACGAAATTTCGGGAAATTATTTAAAAACGCCTTATCAGAAAACGTTTTAACCAAAATTAAACACCTTGGCATCAGAAGTACTGGTCGTTGCGACGAATATATTAGAATATAAAGCTTAATAAAACCATGTGATTCGACAAAATCAAGCTGCGTTCGTTCCTTACTACGCGTAATTTTTGCCGGTACTGTGAATTCGCCACTCTCGATAGCTGACGATGTTGGTTAGAAGTAGCTAACAGGCATGGAACGGCTTCTGACGCCAGAGCGATTCAGTTCTATATTTCAAGTATATTCTTCAGTCAGGCCCCATAAATGTAATATTCGGTGCGTACTTTAAAATATTGGGATGAGTAATGGCTGAAAACTGGAGTGACGAAGAACTAGCAGCAGCCGTCGATGCATACAAAGAAATGGCGCATTTGGAAGCTAATCAAAAGCCATATTCAAAGCGTAAGTATTACCGAGACTTGGTAGAACGTTTTGGGCGTACAGAGAAGTCTTTCGAGTACCGGATGCAAAATATCTCAGCCGTGCTTCATGAGCAGGGGGACAGTTGGATACCAGGGCTGAAACCAGCCGGAAATGTGGGCGCCAACGTAAAGCCGCGCATCAAAGCTCTCCTGAACATCAACAACTTACAAAAGCGGCCTTCTGACGTTAAAAAAGCAGCGTACAAGAAAAATCTGTCTGCAATGCGTGAATGGTTGATCGAGGTGGCCCGGTCCAAGGAAAAAGTGCTTTACAGCGAGATGATGCAGGTATTCGACATAGACCGATTTAGTCTTAGGCACGCTATGGACTATCTAGGCCATCAATCAGACAATCTGGATGAGCCAATCATCACCGCTTTGATCGTCTCGAAAGGTACAGGCCGCTGCTCTGTCGGATTTTCCAAGGAATTTGAAGTTCGGGACGATGAAGTCGAGCGGCATCGTCTTTATGAATACTGGGCTAACAACTCACCGACACAAAGTATCTTAGAACCATCTCCGACTGATCTAAAAGCGAAAGCTCTCCGGTTCGCCATTGTCGCTAGCAGACCTGATCAGGCCGCTTTTCGCCGTGAAGTCTATGAGGCATGTGGAGGCAGGTGCGTTATTAGTGGATGTGATGTAGACAAGGTGCTGGACGCGGCACACAAGCATGGTCGGGATTGGCGACTTGGCCATAACAAAGCAGAGGACGGCTACCTACTCCGCAAAGACCTGCACGCTCTCTATGACAAGAATCTACTCACCATCGCGGATGATGGTGTTCTCTCCCTAGCACCGGAAGCACTCGATCACTACAAAGATTACGCGGGTAAGAAACTCCCCTAAACTTCGATTCGGCAAGTGGGAAGAAACGCGTTGATTTTGAGCGATGAAATTTCATACCTGATCGTCGACTTTGCGACTGCTGTGTAACAGTCTGGTTATGGCCGAACTTGCTCTATCGACGACAAAGGAGCAAAGCCGACCCGTTGCAGTCCGCCACCTAAAGTGATTCAATGGCAGCAAATAGACCATCACCAGTCATAACTTTTCGTTGTCGATGATATACAAAAGGAAAAATTCACAGCCACAGCCACGCAACGGATTGATCCATCAAAGATCATTTCCGGTAGATATACGAAAACTATCTAATTCCTTATTATTTTCCGAATAAAAAAGGCAACATGGAATCGCCAAATTCATTTGAAGAATTTGTTAAAAATATAGAACTTGGCATCCTAAGAGCGGAATTGACGTCAAATGATAGGTGTTATCGGAAAAAGTTTATCGACTTTCATAACATGAAAGAATTCATCTACCATTACACCGATTTAAGTGGTCTGCATGGTATATTGGAAAACAAGGGGTTTTGGCTGTCTGAAGCAATATTTTTAAACGATTCAGAAGAGCTTTATAACGGGAAAAATATA
Proteins encoded:
- a CDS encoding HNH endonuclease signature motif containing protein, producing MAENWSDEELAAAVDAYKEMAHLEANQKPYSKRKYYRDLVERFGRTEKSFEYRMQNISAVLHEQGDSWIPGLKPAGNVGANVKPRIKALLNINNLQKRPSDVKKAAYKKNLSAMREWLIEVARSKEKVLYSEMMQVFDIDRFSLRHAMDYLGHQSDNLDEPIITALIVSKGTGRCSVGFSKEFEVRDDEVERHRLYEYWANNSPTQSILEPSPTDLKAKALRFAIVASRPDQAAFRREVYEACGGRCVISGCDVDKVLDAAHKHGRDWRLGHNKAEDGYLLRKDLHALYDKNLLTIADDGVLSLAPEALDHYKDYAGKKLP
- a CDS encoding replication initiation protein, with product MTQKKALKNTQPPSERVKKHVAAIHTSGILSLLERKMVNVLLLNAYDALLTRRTHTLPIRHLCAMLGWDESNNIERLQDVLRKLASTPVEFNMMEDGKEVWRVMSMLSYGEIKDGTCTYRYDEYLAERFYDPEIYATINIGIQRRFEGSYALTLYENCLRYKVVGSTGWWELNRFKKIVGATASMYDEFKYLKRDVIIKPVEEINRISDIQLLPEFQKQGRKVTAVRFLITENPQQTLLKPVIQDDHEAIRETKIFKRLLEHGIGERLAILWVLQDEDRAQKVVEYVEARARKKEVKGSTAGYIRKLYESDAVVGKTPFETKKEQEEHEKIEEEQRKALDKRRTVLEAEYLRGRTNEAVNALSFDDISMWAKRYAEETGVEKAKSYNAETAEFLDRLERLQFLAWLRKQLAPKIKPAEFKAWLKDKEKGHDANKAG